A window from Peptococcaceae bacterium 1198_IL3148 encodes these proteins:
- a CDS encoding HpcH/HpaI aldolase/citrate lyase family protein yields MQYFSYLDQREKEAIFALPPADLTENMDKQTLALALGATLYIPANSPKVAQKLVRDDMPGLVSTVLCLEDAVGDDMVAAAEGNLQVQLKELLKQRENGRNLPFIFIRVRNLEQMKRLIVNLGSALSVLTGFVFPKFDPEADWQYFAELQRVNHSLAKPLYGMPILETPRVIEQPTRVAEMLKIKAVLDSYADLVLNVRMGATDLSGLFGIRRSYEFTIYDIAVIRDFIADLLNIFGRPQGGYVISGPVWEYFGTKERVLKPQLRKTPFLEQYGDAGLNVRRQLVSKYVDGLIKEVLLDKANGIVGKTIIHPSHLVPVQALYAVTMEEYLDAMDILDHEKGGVSKSIYQNKMNEAKPHTNWANKIMKLAKIYGVINERHDHASIIYAGAKKLQHIG; encoded by the coding sequence AAGGAAGCGATATTTGCTTTGCCCCCGGCTGATTTAACAGAGAATATGGATAAACAGACGTTGGCCCTTGCCCTAGGGGCCACGCTGTATATTCCGGCAAATTCCCCCAAAGTGGCCCAAAAGCTGGTAAGGGATGACATGCCCGGCCTGGTATCCACTGTGTTATGCCTTGAGGATGCGGTGGGTGACGATATGGTTGCCGCTGCCGAAGGCAATTTGCAAGTACAGTTAAAGGAGCTATTAAAGCAACGGGAAAACGGCAGAAATCTCCCCTTTATCTTTATCCGGGTGAGAAACCTGGAGCAAATGAAGCGGTTAATTGTTAATTTGGGCTCGGCTTTGTCGGTGTTAACCGGTTTTGTTTTTCCTAAGTTTGATCCCGAAGCAGATTGGCAATATTTTGCTGAACTGCAAAGGGTCAATCACAGCTTAGCAAAACCCCTTTACGGTATGCCCATTTTGGAAACTCCCCGGGTAATCGAACAGCCAACCCGGGTGGCTGAAATGTTAAAAATTAAAGCGGTGTTAGATAGTTACGCCGATTTGGTGCTCAATGTCCGCATGGGGGCCACCGATCTTTCAGGGTTATTTGGCATCAGAAGAAGCTATGAATTTACCATTTACGATATTGCGGTCATTAGAGACTTTATCGCCGATTTGCTGAACATCTTTGGCCGTCCCCAAGGCGGTTATGTGATATCAGGACCGGTGTGGGAGTATTTTGGCACCAAAGAAAGGGTGCTGAAGCCCCAGTTGCGAAAAACCCCGTTCTTGGAACAATATGGTGATGCCGGTTTAAATGTCCGTCGGCAACTGGTTTCCAAATATGTGGATGGTTTAATCAAGGAGGTGCTGTTGGACAAAGCCAACGGTATTGTGGGTAAAACCATTATCCATCCCAGCCATCTGGTACCGGTACAGGCACTTTATGCCGTCACCATGGAAGAATATTTGGATGCGATGGATATTTTGGATCATGAAAAAGGCGGCGTATCTAAAAGCATTTACCAAAATAAAATGAACGAGGCTAAGCCCCATACCAATTGGGCCAACAAAATCATGAAATTAGCTAAAATTTATGGAGTGATTAACGAACGACATGACCACGCAAGCATTATCTATGCCGGAGCGAAGAAACTACAACATATTGGCTAA
- a CDS encoding phosphoribosyltransferase family protein: MTTQALSMPERRNYNILANLSVEVEITANPFHIPIDDVFAMAARNNPKRSYLFVSKLIGKHIPVLPGTPRLAGRLLATRLAELLALPINQQSVSEMVAALSGHAVGVMPSSAYKMQGKALFIGFAETATGLGHAVFDCFAGDVEYLHTTREPLCGAHDTIYFTEDHCHAPDQKLLVNNPALLQHNDYLVLIDDEISTGNLCLNIIRSIHKKYPQQHYVILSLLDWRSSAAKQRYQAVAAELGVKISVLSLIAGTFADNGTSPVIHESPQPLPKLKQATEIFVPPALPTVVTTAENEVVNYFKYTGRFGIDQQDNQLLKEITDKLGKRLTKLRHGQQTLCLGTGEFMHIPFMIAEAMGKGVVVQSTTRSPVHPINKDNYGVKHALTFKDPHNAVSNFVYNIPPNRYDEVFVFWERPVLPRQVEPLLIGFQQLGIKHVVFVWMT; encoded by the coding sequence ATGACCACGCAAGCATTATCTATGCCGGAGCGAAGAAACTACAACATATTGGCTAACTTATCGGTTGAGGTGGAAATAACCGCTAACCCCTTTCATATTCCCATTGATGATGTGTTTGCCATGGCTGCCAGAAACAATCCTAAGCGCAGCTATTTGTTTGTCAGTAAACTGATTGGTAAGCACATTCCGGTATTACCGGGCACGCCGCGTCTTGCCGGTAGGCTTTTGGCTACGCGTTTGGCCGAACTGCTGGCATTGCCCATTAATCAACAATCAGTTAGTGAGATGGTGGCGGCATTAAGTGGTCACGCAGTGGGCGTAATGCCGAGCTCAGCCTATAAAATGCAGGGTAAAGCACTATTTATCGGTTTTGCCGAAACCGCCACCGGTTTAGGGCATGCCGTGTTCGATTGCTTTGCCGGTGATGTAGAATATTTACATACCACCAGAGAACCCCTTTGCGGTGCACATGATACCATTTATTTTACCGAAGATCACTGTCATGCGCCGGACCAAAAGTTGCTGGTTAACAATCCGGCACTTTTGCAACATAACGATTATCTGGTGCTAATAGATGATGAAATTAGCACTGGTAACCTGTGCTTAAATATCATCCGTTCGATTCATAAAAAGTACCCCCAGCAACATTATGTTATTTTATCTCTTTTAGATTGGCGTTCGTCAGCCGCTAAACAAAGGTACCAGGCGGTGGCAGCGGAGTTGGGCGTCAAAATTAGTGTGTTGTCTTTAATTGCCGGCACCTTTGCCGATAACGGCACCTCACCGGTGATTCACGAAAGCCCTCAACCGTTGCCCAAACTAAAGCAAGCAACAGAAATCTTTGTGCCACCAGCGTTGCCCACGGTGGTAACCACAGCGGAAAACGAAGTGGTTAATTACTTCAAATACACCGGCCGTTTTGGTATTGATCAACAGGATAATCAGTTATTAAAAGAGATTACCGACAAGTTGGGAAAGAGGTTAACTAAACTGCGCCATGGGCAACAAACCCTGTGCTTAGGCACCGGTGAGTTTATGCATATTCCTTTTATGATTGCTGAAGCCATGGGCAAAGGGGTGGTGGTGCAGTCTACCACCAGAAGTCCGGTGCACCCGATTAATAAAGATAACTACGGGGTAAAACACGCCCTTACCTTTAAAGATCCCCACAACGCTGTATCCAACTTTGTCTATAATATTCCT